A region from the Brassica napus cultivar Da-Ae chromosome C8, Da-Ae, whole genome shotgun sequence genome encodes:
- the LOC111197993 gene encoding uncharacterized protein LOC111197993 isoform X1, with translation MDSNNGTQEMSVPVEGVAGGGTAYGFNDGGLNSEPLKQSTDPTEVPTSDLVHVWCMPNTVNVGSQETPRPLETINLLAARNERESFQIAMRPKVSWAGSTPSGSVQVQCSDLCSSAGDRLVVGQSLKLRRVVPVLGVPDALVPLTQLSLLPGETSVIWVSIDVPNGQPPGQYEGEITVSAMKTDGGCSDNLGKHEKDQLCVELKNCLDIMEPIEGKPMDEVVERIKCASSSLRRILFSPSFAEFISTNGSSDMMEEDAVSNLAVRIKLRLTVWEFIIPVTPSLPAVIGVSDTVIEDRFGVEHGSEKWYEKLDLHFKWLLQYRISPYFCKWGENMRVLTYTSPWPAEHPKSDEYFSDPRLAAYAVPYRQVIAGDDSREIYLRKEVEILRSKPHWNKAYFYLWDEPLNMDHFHNVRKMASEIYAYAPDARVLTTYYCGPGDAPLAPTPFESFVKVPNLLRPHTQIYCTSEWVLGNREDLVKDIVEGLQLENREEWWTYICLGPTDPHPNWHLGMRGTQHRAVMWRVWKEGGTGFLYWGANCYEKATVPSAEVRFRRGLPPGDGVLYYPGEVFSSSSEPVASLRLERLLSGLQDYEYLKLYESKYGREEAMGLLEKTGVYMGPERYTLEHRPIDVLRGEVYNACRPS, from the exons ATGGACAGCAACAATG GGACTCAAGAGATGAGTGTGCCTGTAGAAGGGGTTGCTGGTGGAGGCACAGCTTACGGGTTTAACGACGGTGGTCTTAATTCAGAACCTCTTAAACAATCTACGGACCCCACAGAGGTTCCTACTTCTGATTTGGTTCACGTCTGGTGTATGCCCAATACTGTTAACGTCGGTTCCCAAGAAACGCCTCGACCTCTAGAAACT ATAAACCTTTTGGCCGCTAGAAACGAGAGAGAAAGTTTTCAGATTGCCATGCGTCCCAAAGTTTCTTGGGCTGGTTCTACCCCTTCCGGGAGTGTTCAGGTTCAGTGCAGTGACTTATGCTCTTCAGCTGGGGACAG ATTGGTTGTTGGCCAGTCTCTAAAGTTGCGGCGAGTGGTGCCTGTCTTAGGTGTTCCTGACGCTCTGGTGCCTCTTACTCAACTTAGCTTACTTCCAGG AGAAACAAGTGTGATTTGGGTCTCAATAGACGTTCCTAATGGGCAGCCTCCTGGTCAATATGAAGGAGAGATTACTGTTTCTGCAATGAAGACGGATGGAGG CTGTTCTGATAACTTGGGAAAGCATGAGAAGGATCAGCTATGTGTGGAACTTAAGAACTGTCTGGATATTATGGAACCGATAGAAGGAAAACCCATGGACGAAGTG GTAGAAAGAATAAAATGTGCAAGTTCGTCATTAAGAAGAATTCTCTTCTCTCCATCATTCGCGGAGTTCATTTCTACAAATGGATCCTCTGATATGATGGAAGAAGATGCTGTGTCAAACCTTGCAGTGCGTATTAAGCTAAGATTGACAGTTTGGGAATTTATTATTCCAGTGACTCCATCACTCCCCGCTGTCATCGGCGTCTCTGATACTGTAATCGAGGATCGTTTTGGTGTTGAACATGGAAGTGAAAAGTGGTACGAGAAACTGGATCTTCATTTCAAGTGGCTTCTTCAGTATCGTATCAGTCCATACTTCTGCAAATGGGGTGAAAATATGCGTGTCTTGACATACACCTCACCATGGCCTG CCGAGCATCCCAAGTCTGATGAATATTTCTCTGATCCAAGGCTTGCGGCTTATGCAGTACCTTATAGACAAGTTATAGCAGG GGATGATTCAAGGGAAATTTACCTGCGGAAAGAAGTTGAGATATTGAGGAGTAAACCCCACTGGAATAAAGCTTACTTTTACTTGTGGGATGAG CCACTGAATATGGATCACTTTCATAACGTTCGCAAGATGGCTAGTGAAATTTACGCCTATGCCCCGGATGCCCGGGTTTTGACTACTTACTACTGTG GTCCGGGTGATGCGCCTCTTGCACCAACGCCCTTTGAATCTTTTGTCAAAGTTCCAAATCTGCTTCGACCCCATACTCAGATATACTGCACAAG TGAATGGGTGCTTGGTAACCGGGAAGATTTGGTGAAAGATATTGTGGAGGGATTGCAGTTAGAGAATCGTGAG GAATGGTGGACATACATATGCCTTGGACCTACAGATCCTCACCCAAATTGGCACTTAGGGATGCGTGGGACGCAGCACCGTGCAGTGATGTGGCGTGTGTGGAAAGAAGGTGGAACGGGATTCTTGTACTGGGGTGCAAACTGCTATGAGAAGGCAACCGTTCCAAGCGCTGAG GTAAGGTTTAGGCGCGGCCTTCCTCCTGGTGATGGTGTTCTTTACTACCCGGGTGAAGTTTTCTCATCATCCTCAGAGCCAGTTGCTTCACTTAGGCTAGAGCGTCTTCTTAGTGGCTTACAG gATTATGAGTACTTGAAGCTGTACGAGTCAAAATACGGAAGAGAGGAAGCTATGGGTCTATTGGAGAAGACAGGGGTGTACATGGGGCCTGAGCGATACACTTTGGAACATAGACCAATCGATGTATTGCGGGGAGAAGTGTACAACGCATGTAGACCTTCTTAG
- the LOC111197993 gene encoding uncharacterized protein LOC111197993 isoform X2 codes for MSVPVEGVAGGGTAYGFNDGGLNSEPLKQSTDPTEVPTSDLVHVWCMPNTVNVGSQETPRPLETINLLAARNERESFQIAMRPKVSWAGSTPSGSVQVQCSDLCSSAGDRLVVGQSLKLRRVVPVLGVPDALVPLTQLSLLPGETSVIWVSIDVPNGQPPGQYEGEITVSAMKTDGGCSDNLGKHEKDQLCVELKNCLDIMEPIEGKPMDEVVERIKCASSSLRRILFSPSFAEFISTNGSSDMMEEDAVSNLAVRIKLRLTVWEFIIPVTPSLPAVIGVSDTVIEDRFGVEHGSEKWYEKLDLHFKWLLQYRISPYFCKWGENMRVLTYTSPWPAEHPKSDEYFSDPRLAAYAVPYRQVIAGDDSREIYLRKEVEILRSKPHWNKAYFYLWDEPLNMDHFHNVRKMASEIYAYAPDARVLTTYYCGPGDAPLAPTPFESFVKVPNLLRPHTQIYCTSEWVLGNREDLVKDIVEGLQLENREEWWTYICLGPTDPHPNWHLGMRGTQHRAVMWRVWKEGGTGFLYWGANCYEKATVPSAEVRFRRGLPPGDGVLYYPGEVFSSSSEPVASLRLERLLSGLQDYEYLKLYESKYGREEAMGLLEKTGVYMGPERYTLEHRPIDVLRGEVYNACRPS; via the exons ATGAGTGTGCCTGTAGAAGGGGTTGCTGGTGGAGGCACAGCTTACGGGTTTAACGACGGTGGTCTTAATTCAGAACCTCTTAAACAATCTACGGACCCCACAGAGGTTCCTACTTCTGATTTGGTTCACGTCTGGTGTATGCCCAATACTGTTAACGTCGGTTCCCAAGAAACGCCTCGACCTCTAGAAACT ATAAACCTTTTGGCCGCTAGAAACGAGAGAGAAAGTTTTCAGATTGCCATGCGTCCCAAAGTTTCTTGGGCTGGTTCTACCCCTTCCGGGAGTGTTCAGGTTCAGTGCAGTGACTTATGCTCTTCAGCTGGGGACAG ATTGGTTGTTGGCCAGTCTCTAAAGTTGCGGCGAGTGGTGCCTGTCTTAGGTGTTCCTGACGCTCTGGTGCCTCTTACTCAACTTAGCTTACTTCCAGG AGAAACAAGTGTGATTTGGGTCTCAATAGACGTTCCTAATGGGCAGCCTCCTGGTCAATATGAAGGAGAGATTACTGTTTCTGCAATGAAGACGGATGGAGG CTGTTCTGATAACTTGGGAAAGCATGAGAAGGATCAGCTATGTGTGGAACTTAAGAACTGTCTGGATATTATGGAACCGATAGAAGGAAAACCCATGGACGAAGTG GTAGAAAGAATAAAATGTGCAAGTTCGTCATTAAGAAGAATTCTCTTCTCTCCATCATTCGCGGAGTTCATTTCTACAAATGGATCCTCTGATATGATGGAAGAAGATGCTGTGTCAAACCTTGCAGTGCGTATTAAGCTAAGATTGACAGTTTGGGAATTTATTATTCCAGTGACTCCATCACTCCCCGCTGTCATCGGCGTCTCTGATACTGTAATCGAGGATCGTTTTGGTGTTGAACATGGAAGTGAAAAGTGGTACGAGAAACTGGATCTTCATTTCAAGTGGCTTCTTCAGTATCGTATCAGTCCATACTTCTGCAAATGGGGTGAAAATATGCGTGTCTTGACATACACCTCACCATGGCCTG CCGAGCATCCCAAGTCTGATGAATATTTCTCTGATCCAAGGCTTGCGGCTTATGCAGTACCTTATAGACAAGTTATAGCAGG GGATGATTCAAGGGAAATTTACCTGCGGAAAGAAGTTGAGATATTGAGGAGTAAACCCCACTGGAATAAAGCTTACTTTTACTTGTGGGATGAG CCACTGAATATGGATCACTTTCATAACGTTCGCAAGATGGCTAGTGAAATTTACGCCTATGCCCCGGATGCCCGGGTTTTGACTACTTACTACTGTG GTCCGGGTGATGCGCCTCTTGCACCAACGCCCTTTGAATCTTTTGTCAAAGTTCCAAATCTGCTTCGACCCCATACTCAGATATACTGCACAAG TGAATGGGTGCTTGGTAACCGGGAAGATTTGGTGAAAGATATTGTGGAGGGATTGCAGTTAGAGAATCGTGAG GAATGGTGGACATACATATGCCTTGGACCTACAGATCCTCACCCAAATTGGCACTTAGGGATGCGTGGGACGCAGCACCGTGCAGTGATGTGGCGTGTGTGGAAAGAAGGTGGAACGGGATTCTTGTACTGGGGTGCAAACTGCTATGAGAAGGCAACCGTTCCAAGCGCTGAG GTAAGGTTTAGGCGCGGCCTTCCTCCTGGTGATGGTGTTCTTTACTACCCGGGTGAAGTTTTCTCATCATCCTCAGAGCCAGTTGCTTCACTTAGGCTAGAGCGTCTTCTTAGTGGCTTACAG gATTATGAGTACTTGAAGCTGTACGAGTCAAAATACGGAAGAGAGGAAGCTATGGGTCTATTGGAGAAGACAGGGGTGTACATGGGGCCTGAGCGATACACTTTGGAACATAGACCAATCGATGTATTGCGGGGAGAAGTGTACAACGCATGTAGACCTTCTTAG